The genomic segment ACTCTTCGATATATTCAGATGTTAGGCAAAATTAGCAGAGACGCTCGACAACAATGATGAAAATTACAAGTAAAATATAAACTCAACAAAATGGACATAAATAAAATTAAGGATTTTAATCAAAAAGTTTTAGCAATTTTTGGTTCTTTAGCAATTGTGCTAATAGCAATCGTGATTATTTGGACAATAACTGAATATTTTCGCAGCATGTCATATAATCGTTATAATGATGAACCTGAAATAGTATCAAATGAGAAGGCTCAAGAAAACTATGATAAAAATATTCGTACGCACCAGGTAAGTTTTGAAAGCTTTAGGTTAGTTGATACTATAAATAATGTTTATTTAATTCCTGTTTCACAATCTGCACTAAAACTAGAAGAGTATATAAGCAAAAAGGATAAATCATCAAATGGAACACTTGGACTATTAGATATGTATGGAGGCTATTCAGATTTTTATTATGATTATCGTTCTTATAATAATGCTCTGATATATGATTCAAGAGATACATCTATTCAAAAATTATTCGAATCGAGATTAAGTATTAACCGAATTAATATTGAGAAAATAGCAGGAAAACCCTTCGTTTTGATTGCTGCAACGGACAAGGATACTAATAAAGATGATATTCTAGATGCAAGCGACTCTAAGACCCTCTATATTTACTCTGTAGATAGCAAAACACTAACTGAGATTAAAAGCAAAAATACAGATTTTGTAGATTACAAGGTGATTTCAGGAAAGGAACAATTAATTATAAAATATGGACTTGATAAAGATAAAAATGGTACATATAATTGGGACGAACCAATGATTATGAAATTGTATTCAATTCGAGATAATAAGCTAAGCGACCTAATTGCATCTGATTTAATAAATGAATTACAAAACACCTTGGATGGAAAGAACTAACTTTGCCTAACACGCAATAAATTCAAGCGGGCGGAAAGTGGTATTTGAAACGGAAATTCATTAATTTTACTTCGGTGCAGCTTGATAATGAAGTGGGTAAAACTGCCCCGCTAACCGAAGTTTGTAACTCGGAGCAGCTCGGCGAATGTCTCTGACTTCGTCGAACAAAACAAAGTAGACTTTGTCTACAAGTTAAAAAGCAGGAAGTCTAATAAAAAAAGTAACAAATTGAAAAAGAACTAAAAAGTAAAACCTTGAATCCGCAAGAAGCCATTTAAGTTCCTGATAGTCAAGGCTTGACTTAAACTGTTAATTATGGCTAAAATGCCTAATTTTAAAGGAGTCAAGCCTTGACTTGCGGATTTTAGGTAAAACAAGAAACAAAAATTAAAGCAGTATCATAAAATATGTCAACAGGTTATCAAATAAAGAATCAGGAAGGATTGTATTATCTTACATTTCAGGTAGTAAACTGGATTGATATTTTTACACGCAAGGTATATAGGGACATTATTATAGAAAATTTAAAATATTGCCGGGAAAATAAAGGATTACAGGTATTTGTTTATGTAATAATGTCTAATCATATCCATATAATAGTAAATAGTGAAGATGGTAAGTTGAGTGATACTATTAGAGATTTTAAAAAATATACAAGCCGGGTAATAATTGATTATATAAAATCTGGAAATGAAAGTAGAAAAGATTGGATGTTAAATCAATTCAGGTTTGCTGCATCAAAGCATTCAAGAAATGAGAATTATCAATTCTGGACACATGAAAATCATGCAATAGAATTAAGGACGCCTGATTTTATAAGAGAAAAAGTTGAGTACATTCATAATAATCCGGTACGTTCAGGAATTGTGGAAAAACCTGAAGATTATTTGTATTCAAGTGCCAGGAATTATGCAGATATGGAAAATATATTTGAAGTAATAAAAATTGATTTACCATGGAAAACATATTGTTAAATAGTACTTGTAGTCTAAAGACTACAAATTATATAAAACGAAGTCAGAGACTTCGCTTAGCGGGAAATCTGACACAAATAAATAACAAATTGAAATGAAAGTTTACTAAATTTACCTAGGATATCGCAAAATGCGACAACCTTTTTAAAATGGAAAATAAAAGTATAATACCAACTGAAAAGATTGATAGAGCAATATTGATTATTCGTGGACATAAAGTAATGCTAGATAGTGATTTAGCAGAGATTTATGGTGTAAAAACCAGTAGGCTAAATGAACAGGTAAAACGTAATAAAGACCGTTTCCCCAATGACTTTATGTTTCAATTGACAAATCAGGAAAAGCAAGAGGTTATCGCAAATTGCGACCACCTTGAAAAACTTAAATTTTCAAGAACAAATCCATACGCATTTACTGAGCATGGAACCATAATGTTAGCCAATGTTCTAAATGCCACAACTGCAATTGAAACAAGTGTTTTAAT from the Bacteroidales bacterium genome contains:
- a CDS encoding transposase; the encoded protein is MSTGYQIKNQEGLYYLTFQVVNWIDIFTRKVYRDIIIENLKYCRENKGLQVFVYVIMSNHIHIIVNSEDGKLSDTIRDFKKYTSRVIIDYIKSGNESRKDWMLNQFRFAASKHSRNENYQFWTHENHAIELRTPDFIREKVEYIHNNPVRSGIVEKPEDYLYSSARNYADMENIFEVIKIDLPWKTYC
- a CDS encoding ORF6N domain-containing protein yields the protein MENKSIIPTEKIDRAILIIRGHKVMLDSDLAEIYGVKTSRLNEQVKRNKDRFPNDFMFQLTNQEKQEVIANCDHLEKLKFSRTNPYAFTEHGTIMLANVLNATTAIETSVLIVRAFVKLREILSTHKELERKILELESKYDEQFKLIFEAIRELMQQEQLDKNRPIIGYKIGKEQ